Proteins co-encoded in one Juglans regia cultivar Chandler chromosome 16, Walnut 2.0, whole genome shotgun sequence genomic window:
- the LOC109004448 gene encoding uncharacterized protein LOC109004448 isoform X1, giving the protein MAERRERTVEELYNATESIAEAEISPVLRGSYRMQGPVDEKDHDIEKNMACSRPETKFGKCTMSKRGHMRGESGTCNVCFAPCSSCLHLNRALMGSKTEEFSDESCRVNATSQYSLNESGPLSSIKSRASDCLQHTTSETSNMLSANSGYDSFCENADSKATLRSSVISDASEDLEMLPKLASGGSSSDDQISSKAQCALDKRIFSNKFEEIKSEGHDDNISCVSGANDANVAISNHNRNISSKAIVGTLGPEGSCKATQFNKFGSLEFPISKDADGSSSTPKDKVLECSMEHTNLSLIKEAASDIVSVQKSFANKGGHICGSSEVSMKKFPKSEAEADSPEETLKTLGEDEHNVRSMELVKLPDMHEPPLQSVSGDGSDESDIVEQDVKVCDICGDEGRENLLAICSRCSDGAEHTYCMREMLQKLPEGDWLCEECKSAEESENQKQGSEVEGKRTKKVISSTHISGKRHAENMEVASAKPSSPSRIVIGSPKPSSPSRIVIGSPKPSSPSRIVTGSPKPSSPSRVVELSRTSSSKSLDKGKVKSADQTSFSNHSCNDTFETARSSMTGPQLQTPKGTFVKSNSFNTLNYKTNVKLVDEDFPQKQKGAREHTSIETNDGCARRISKSISFKSANSGRTNAAESKVKMLSSKFTDVQDLKGSKQAKERGTLERKNFCKQDRPMVSSTTTSSTVSTPKVDQKLTSRGETSLPSYLSNNRESKAVQSDGKLSLSKVHSSLGRKGVEIPVTSVGASSISGMCSSAAEQKLNQVTVKDEPLSTHSLNAGRPSNYADGTVQDGLPQSQEITNQCEKTREGSTRTRPTATSASKSVFCQKCKDTGHAAEFCTMSMLQASTTDASAARSSKGEKHEGNKLKAAIHAALLRRPEIYRKKGVLDQPDDLSVSNTDLNYKIASPDQLLVSNKSKDIVSSEGSHEKLAILGSSISDSSKQVTTNTLKQSASNQTDAFFSKLGDSYSTIVSVGKPTVTDFSCQASITSVLLKTSIVPEYESIWQGRFELHRGGKLLELCDGVQAHLSTCASPKVLEVVNKFPHKISLHEVPRFSTWPSQFYESGAKEDNIALYFFAKDHGSYERNYKSLLDNMIKNDLALKGNFEGIELLIFPSNQLPEKSQRWNMLFFLWGVFRGKRVDYTDSTKKLHIPSLNVVPLDKDVPPAVVTMSEKLCSPRCMDEELPGCDRSCNTVITSNANQTSATVSGNYDNPVTSIEQVCSGYQENSEQHDSKLDSKSISKIGASSVQLGPEMRRSSASSKELILPDRVEAELETSIQVSEKSGSNNGDKVAMHWDNSSHRENKTSLKILPLSHKEVGVLGNVQDRMNGVQDQVKFERELMGDVGYVDREAAMERDMTNHRKRPYSDLSEMPPQTSGMSQSMPWNEASRMMVDGGSDDKRLKTGFGVMFGHKISTGRNSGSDKFTSQTIDPGPCSSVEKKYDEPCDEKVILEDLGNHERYFFPVDSHQARDFRSRENSMPWEKLSPDDDDKLHDGVPNLELALGAETKPASKGMLPFFVGEVGSKNNQDKPPNKAKEQDEDDVSASLSLSLSFPFQDKELTVKPVSKTEQPLPERNNLSNSRLLFGGFRGK; this is encoded by the exons TGAAACAAAATTTGGGAAGTGTACCATGAGTAAGAGGGGTCATATGAGAGGCGAGTCTGGGACTTGTAATGTGTGCTTCGCTCCTTGCTCATCTTGTCTGCATCTGAACCGAGCTCTGATGGGGTCAAAGACTGAGGAGTTTTCTGATGAAAGCTGTCGTGTAAATGCTACTAGTCAGTATTCTCTAAATGAGAGTGGTCCCTTATCTTCTATTAAGAGTAGAGCATCTGATTGCTTACAGCATACCACCAGTGAAACCAGTAACATGCTCAGTGCTAATTCCGGTTATGATTCTTTCTGTGAAAATGCTGATAGTAAAGCAACCTTAAGGTCTTCTGTGATATCTGATGCCTCAGAAGATCTTGAGATGCTTCCAAAGCTGGCTTCTGGAGGAAGTAGCTCAGATGATCAAATTTCGTCCAAAGCACAGTGTGCTTTGGATAAGAGAATCTTCTCAAATAAGTTTGAGGAAATTAAATCAGAAGGTCATGATGATAACATTTCATGTGTGAGTGGAGCGAATGATGCGAATGTAGCAATTAGTAATCACAACAGGAATATCAGTAGTAAAGCTATAGTTGGTACTTTAGGTCCAGAGGGATCATGCAAGGCAACTCAATTCAACAAGTTTGGCTCATTAGAGTTCCCTATTTCGAAAGATGCAGATGGTAGCAGTAGTACACCGAAG GATAAAGTTCTGGAGTGCTCTATGGAACATACCAATTTGTCATTGATTAAAGAGGCAGCGTCCGACATTGTTTCTGTCCAGAAATCTTTTGCAAATAAAGGTGGCCATATTTGTGGCAGTTCTGAGGTTTCCATGAAAAAATTTCCGAAGTCCGAAGCAGAGGCGGACTCACCAGAAGAAACTTTGAAAACTTTAGGTGAGGATGAGCACAATGTCAGGTCCATGGAATTGGTTAAGTTACCTGACATGCATGAGCCTCCTTTGCAATCTGTTTCTGGGGATGGAAGTGATGAGTCTGACATTGTGGAGCAAGAT GTAAAAGTATGTGATATTTGTGGGGATGAAGGTCGTGAGAATTTACTTGCGATATGTAGTAGGTGCAGTGATGGTGCAGAGCACAC CTATTGCATGCGTGAAATGCTCCAAAAACTTCCTGAAGGTGATTGGCTGTGTGAAGAATGCAAGTCTGCTGAGGAATCTGAAAATCAGAAGCAAG GTTCAGAAGTTGAGGGAAAACGAACAAAGAAAGTCATTTCAAGTACACATATTTCTGGCAAGAGGCATGCAGAGAATATGGAAGTAGCTTCAGCAAAGCCCTCAAGCCCCAGCAGAATAGTTATAGGATCACCAAAGCCCTCAAGTCCCAGCAGAATAGTTATAGGATCACCAAAGCCCTCAAGTCCCAGCAGAATAGTTACAGGATCACCAAAGCCATCAAGTCCCAGCAGAGTAGTTGAACTATCTCGAACTTCATCATCCAAGAGCTTAGATAAGGGAAAAGTAAAGTCTGCTGATCAAACATCTTTTTCCAATCACTCCTGTAATGATACTTTTGAAACTGCACGCTCTTCTATGACTGGTCCACAGCTTCAAACTCCCAAGG GTACTTTTGTAAAATCCAATTCATTCAACACcttaaattacaaaacaaacGTTAAACTTGTAGATGAAGACTTTCCTCAAAAGCAGAAGGGTGCTAGAGAACATACCTCCATTGAGACGAATGACGGGTGTGCCCGAAGGATAAGCAaatctatatcatttaaatctGCAAACTCAGGACGTACAAATGCTGCTGAATCAAAAGTTAAAATGCTTTCATCTAAATTTACTGATGTTCAAGATCTAAAAGGATCGAAACAAGCAAAAGAACGCGGTAcacttgaaagaaaaaatttttgtaaacaGGATCGTCCTATGGTCAGTTCAACGACAACTAGTTCCACTGTTTCAACACCTAAGGTTGACCAAAAGCTCACGTCTCGTGGTGAAACCAGTCTGCCTTCATATTTAAGCAACAACCGAGAGTCAAAGGCTGTCCAGTCTGATGGGAAATTAAGTTTATCAAAAGTTCACAGCAGTCTAGGTCGTAAAGGTGTAGAAATTCCAGTTACTTCAG TTGGAGCTTCATCTATTAGTGGGATGTGCAGTTCTGCTGCTGAACAAAAGTTGAATCAAGTTACTGTTAAGGATGAACCCTTATCCACTCATTCTTTGAATGCTGGGAGACCATCCAATTATGCTGATGGAACTGTGCAAGATGGCTTGCCTCAGTCACAGGAGATAACAAATCAATGTGAGAAAACTAGGGAGGGCAGTACTCGCACAAGGCCTACTGCTACAAGTGCCTCcaaaagtgttttctgtcaaaAATGTAAAGATACTGGGCATGCTGCAGAGTTCTGCACAATGAGTATGCTGCAGGCTTCTACTACAGATGCATCTGCCGCAAGAAGTTCTAAAGGGGAAAAGCATGAAGGCAATAAGTTGAAAGCTGCAATTCATGCTGCTTTGCTGAGAAGGCCTGAAATTTACAGGAAGAAAGGAGTACTTGATCAACCTGATGACTTGTCCGTGTCAAACACAGACTTGAATTACAAAATAGCTTCTCCGGATCAATTATTGGTTTCGAATAAATCCAAGGACATTGTCTCGTCTGAAGGAAGTCATGAGAAGCTAGCTATTCTTGGGAGTTCTATCTCGGACTCTTCTAAACAGGTTACCACCAATACTTTGAAGCAGTCTGCTTCAAACCAAACTGAtgcttttttttccaaactggGGGACTCATATTCAACCATTGTTTCTGTTGGAAAGCCTACAGTAACAGATTTCTCTTGTCAGGCTTCTATAACGTCTGTTCTCCTGAAGACGTCAATCGTTCCTGAATATGAATCTATCTGGCA GGGACGTTTTGAATTGCACAGAGGTGGAAAACTTCTGGAATTATGTGATGGAGTTCAAGCACATCTATCAACTTGTGCATCACCTAAAGTTCTCGAAGTGGTGAACAAGTTTCCCCACAAAATTTCCCTACATGAAGTACCTCGCTTTAGCACCTGGCCATCCCAGTTTTATGAAAGTGGTGCTAAAGAAGATAACATTGCTCTATACTTCTTTGCAAAAGATCACGGGAG TTATGAGAGAAACTACAAGAGCCTGTTGGATAATATGATCAAGAACGATTTAGCCCTGAAAGGAAACTTTGAAGGCATTGAACTTTTAATATTTCCGTCCAACCAACTTCCTGAGAAGTCACAGC GTTGGAATATGTTGTTTTTTCTATGGGGTGTGTTCAGGGGAAAGAGGGTGGATTATACTGATTCGACAAAGAAGTTACATATTCCCAGTTTGAATGTGGTACCACTGGACAAAGATGTTCCCCCTGCTGTTGTGACCATGTCCGAGAAGCTATGTTCACCAAGGTGTATGGATGAAGAATTACCAGGGTGTGACAGATCTTGCAATACGGTCATAACATCCAATGCTAATCAGACTAGTGCCACAGTAAGTGGGAATTATGATAATCCTGTAACTTCCATTGAACAGGTGTGTTCAGGATACCAAGAAAATTCGGAGCAGCATGATAGTAAACTTGACTCCAAATCCATTTCAAAGATAGGAGCAAGCAGTGTGCAGTTAGGCCCAGAAATGAGACGTAGCAGTGCATCCTCG AAAGAGCTGATTCTTCCGGACAGAGTGGAGGCAGAGCTTGAAACCTCAATTCAGGTGTCAGAAAAGAGTGGCTCCAACAATGGTGACAAGGTAGCAATGCATTGGGACAATTCTTCTCATAGAGAAAATAAGACGTCTTTGAAAATTCTTCCCCTTAGCCATAAGGAGGTAGGTGTCTTGGGGAATGTTCAGGATAGAATGAATGGAGTCCAGGATCAAGTTAAATTTGAGAGGGAACTGATGGGAGATGTTGGGTATGTGGATAGGGAGGCAGCTATGGAGAGAGACATGACCAATCACAGGAAACGCCCCTACTCGGATCTTTCAGAGATGCCTCCCCAGACTTCTGGCATGAGTCAGAGCATGCCCTGGAATGAAGCAAGTAGAATGATGGTTGATGGAGGAAGCGATGATAAAAGGCTGAAGACAGGTTTTGGTGTTATGTTTGGACATAAAATTTCTACGGGTAGAAATTCTGGGAGTGATAAATTTACGTCTCAAACAATTGATCCTGGTCCCTGTTCCTCCGTTGAGAAGAAATATGACGAACCTTGTGATGAGAAAGTTATTTTAGAGGATTTGGGAAATCATGAAAGGTACTTTTTTCCTGTGGATTCACATCAAGCAAGGGATTTTCGATCCAGGGAGAATTCAATGCCCTGGGAAAAGCTCTCacctgatgatgatgataaattaCATGATGGGGTTCCAAATCTTGAGCTTGCTTTAGGGGCTGAGACGAAGCCGGCAAGTAAAGGAATGCTGCCTTTCTTTGTTGGGGAAGTAGGCAGCAAAAATAACCAAGATAAGCCCCCGAATAAGGCAAAGGAGCAGGATGAGGATGATGTCTCTGCAtccctctccctttctctctcgtTCCCATTCCAAGACAAAGAACTGACTGTAAAACCTGTTTCGAAAACGGAGCAGCCCCTGCCCGAAAGAAACAATTTGAGTAACTCGAGGCTGCTTTTCGGGGGCTTCCGGGGCAAATAG
- the LOC109004448 gene encoding uncharacterized protein LOC109004448 isoform X2 → MRPSRLPKRRHISPVLRGSYRMQGPVDEKDHDIEKNMACSRPETKFGKCTMSKRGHMRGESGTCNVCFAPCSSCLHLNRALMGSKTEEFSDESCRVNATSQYSLNESGPLSSIKSRASDCLQHTTSETSNMLSANSGYDSFCENADSKATLRSSVISDASEDLEMLPKLASGGSSSDDQISSKAQCALDKRIFSNKFEEIKSEGHDDNISCVSGANDANVAISNHNRNISSKAIVGTLGPEGSCKATQFNKFGSLEFPISKDADGSSSTPKDKVLECSMEHTNLSLIKEAASDIVSVQKSFANKGGHICGSSEVSMKKFPKSEAEADSPEETLKTLGEDEHNVRSMELVKLPDMHEPPLQSVSGDGSDESDIVEQDVKVCDICGDEGRENLLAICSRCSDGAEHTYCMREMLQKLPEGDWLCEECKSAEESENQKQGSEVEGKRTKKVISSTHISGKRHAENMEVASAKPSSPSRIVIGSPKPSSPSRIVIGSPKPSSPSRIVTGSPKPSSPSRVVELSRTSSSKSLDKGKVKSADQTSFSNHSCNDTFETARSSMTGPQLQTPKGTFVKSNSFNTLNYKTNVKLVDEDFPQKQKGAREHTSIETNDGCARRISKSISFKSANSGRTNAAESKVKMLSSKFTDVQDLKGSKQAKERGTLERKNFCKQDRPMVSSTTTSSTVSTPKVDQKLTSRGETSLPSYLSNNRESKAVQSDGKLSLSKVHSSLGRKGVEIPVTSVGASSISGMCSSAAEQKLNQVTVKDEPLSTHSLNAGRPSNYADGTVQDGLPQSQEITNQCEKTREGSTRTRPTATSASKSVFCQKCKDTGHAAEFCTMSMLQASTTDASAARSSKGEKHEGNKLKAAIHAALLRRPEIYRKKGVLDQPDDLSVSNTDLNYKIASPDQLLVSNKSKDIVSSEGSHEKLAILGSSISDSSKQVTTNTLKQSASNQTDAFFSKLGDSYSTIVSVGKPTVTDFSCQASITSVLLKTSIVPEYESIWQGRFELHRGGKLLELCDGVQAHLSTCASPKVLEVVNKFPHKISLHEVPRFSTWPSQFYESGAKEDNIALYFFAKDHGSYERNYKSLLDNMIKNDLALKGNFEGIELLIFPSNQLPEKSQRWNMLFFLWGVFRGKRVDYTDSTKKLHIPSLNVVPLDKDVPPAVVTMSEKLCSPRCMDEELPGCDRSCNTVITSNANQTSATVSGNYDNPVTSIEQVCSGYQENSEQHDSKLDSKSISKIGASSVQLGPEMRRSSASSKELILPDRVEAELETSIQVSEKSGSNNGDKVAMHWDNSSHRENKTSLKILPLSHKEVGVLGNVQDRMNGVQDQVKFERELMGDVGYVDREAAMERDMTNHRKRPYSDLSEMPPQTSGMSQSMPWNEASRMMVDGGSDDKRLKTGFGVMFGHKISTGRNSGSDKFTSQTIDPGPCSSVEKKYDEPCDEKVILEDLGNHERYFFPVDSHQARDFRSRENSMPWEKLSPDDDDKLHDGVPNLELALGAETKPASKGMLPFFVGEVGSKNNQDKPPNKAKEQDEDDVSASLSLSLSFPFQDKELTVKPVSKTEQPLPERNNLSNSRLLFGGFRGK, encoded by the exons TGAAACAAAATTTGGGAAGTGTACCATGAGTAAGAGGGGTCATATGAGAGGCGAGTCTGGGACTTGTAATGTGTGCTTCGCTCCTTGCTCATCTTGTCTGCATCTGAACCGAGCTCTGATGGGGTCAAAGACTGAGGAGTTTTCTGATGAAAGCTGTCGTGTAAATGCTACTAGTCAGTATTCTCTAAATGAGAGTGGTCCCTTATCTTCTATTAAGAGTAGAGCATCTGATTGCTTACAGCATACCACCAGTGAAACCAGTAACATGCTCAGTGCTAATTCCGGTTATGATTCTTTCTGTGAAAATGCTGATAGTAAAGCAACCTTAAGGTCTTCTGTGATATCTGATGCCTCAGAAGATCTTGAGATGCTTCCAAAGCTGGCTTCTGGAGGAAGTAGCTCAGATGATCAAATTTCGTCCAAAGCACAGTGTGCTTTGGATAAGAGAATCTTCTCAAATAAGTTTGAGGAAATTAAATCAGAAGGTCATGATGATAACATTTCATGTGTGAGTGGAGCGAATGATGCGAATGTAGCAATTAGTAATCACAACAGGAATATCAGTAGTAAAGCTATAGTTGGTACTTTAGGTCCAGAGGGATCATGCAAGGCAACTCAATTCAACAAGTTTGGCTCATTAGAGTTCCCTATTTCGAAAGATGCAGATGGTAGCAGTAGTACACCGAAG GATAAAGTTCTGGAGTGCTCTATGGAACATACCAATTTGTCATTGATTAAAGAGGCAGCGTCCGACATTGTTTCTGTCCAGAAATCTTTTGCAAATAAAGGTGGCCATATTTGTGGCAGTTCTGAGGTTTCCATGAAAAAATTTCCGAAGTCCGAAGCAGAGGCGGACTCACCAGAAGAAACTTTGAAAACTTTAGGTGAGGATGAGCACAATGTCAGGTCCATGGAATTGGTTAAGTTACCTGACATGCATGAGCCTCCTTTGCAATCTGTTTCTGGGGATGGAAGTGATGAGTCTGACATTGTGGAGCAAGAT GTAAAAGTATGTGATATTTGTGGGGATGAAGGTCGTGAGAATTTACTTGCGATATGTAGTAGGTGCAGTGATGGTGCAGAGCACAC CTATTGCATGCGTGAAATGCTCCAAAAACTTCCTGAAGGTGATTGGCTGTGTGAAGAATGCAAGTCTGCTGAGGAATCTGAAAATCAGAAGCAAG GTTCAGAAGTTGAGGGAAAACGAACAAAGAAAGTCATTTCAAGTACACATATTTCTGGCAAGAGGCATGCAGAGAATATGGAAGTAGCTTCAGCAAAGCCCTCAAGCCCCAGCAGAATAGTTATAGGATCACCAAAGCCCTCAAGTCCCAGCAGAATAGTTATAGGATCACCAAAGCCCTCAAGTCCCAGCAGAATAGTTACAGGATCACCAAAGCCATCAAGTCCCAGCAGAGTAGTTGAACTATCTCGAACTTCATCATCCAAGAGCTTAGATAAGGGAAAAGTAAAGTCTGCTGATCAAACATCTTTTTCCAATCACTCCTGTAATGATACTTTTGAAACTGCACGCTCTTCTATGACTGGTCCACAGCTTCAAACTCCCAAGG GTACTTTTGTAAAATCCAATTCATTCAACACcttaaattacaaaacaaacGTTAAACTTGTAGATGAAGACTTTCCTCAAAAGCAGAAGGGTGCTAGAGAACATACCTCCATTGAGACGAATGACGGGTGTGCCCGAAGGATAAGCAaatctatatcatttaaatctGCAAACTCAGGACGTACAAATGCTGCTGAATCAAAAGTTAAAATGCTTTCATCTAAATTTACTGATGTTCAAGATCTAAAAGGATCGAAACAAGCAAAAGAACGCGGTAcacttgaaagaaaaaatttttgtaaacaGGATCGTCCTATGGTCAGTTCAACGACAACTAGTTCCACTGTTTCAACACCTAAGGTTGACCAAAAGCTCACGTCTCGTGGTGAAACCAGTCTGCCTTCATATTTAAGCAACAACCGAGAGTCAAAGGCTGTCCAGTCTGATGGGAAATTAAGTTTATCAAAAGTTCACAGCAGTCTAGGTCGTAAAGGTGTAGAAATTCCAGTTACTTCAG TTGGAGCTTCATCTATTAGTGGGATGTGCAGTTCTGCTGCTGAACAAAAGTTGAATCAAGTTACTGTTAAGGATGAACCCTTATCCACTCATTCTTTGAATGCTGGGAGACCATCCAATTATGCTGATGGAACTGTGCAAGATGGCTTGCCTCAGTCACAGGAGATAACAAATCAATGTGAGAAAACTAGGGAGGGCAGTACTCGCACAAGGCCTACTGCTACAAGTGCCTCcaaaagtgttttctgtcaaaAATGTAAAGATACTGGGCATGCTGCAGAGTTCTGCACAATGAGTATGCTGCAGGCTTCTACTACAGATGCATCTGCCGCAAGAAGTTCTAAAGGGGAAAAGCATGAAGGCAATAAGTTGAAAGCTGCAATTCATGCTGCTTTGCTGAGAAGGCCTGAAATTTACAGGAAGAAAGGAGTACTTGATCAACCTGATGACTTGTCCGTGTCAAACACAGACTTGAATTACAAAATAGCTTCTCCGGATCAATTATTGGTTTCGAATAAATCCAAGGACATTGTCTCGTCTGAAGGAAGTCATGAGAAGCTAGCTATTCTTGGGAGTTCTATCTCGGACTCTTCTAAACAGGTTACCACCAATACTTTGAAGCAGTCTGCTTCAAACCAAACTGAtgcttttttttccaaactggGGGACTCATATTCAACCATTGTTTCTGTTGGAAAGCCTACAGTAACAGATTTCTCTTGTCAGGCTTCTATAACGTCTGTTCTCCTGAAGACGTCAATCGTTCCTGAATATGAATCTATCTGGCA GGGACGTTTTGAATTGCACAGAGGTGGAAAACTTCTGGAATTATGTGATGGAGTTCAAGCACATCTATCAACTTGTGCATCACCTAAAGTTCTCGAAGTGGTGAACAAGTTTCCCCACAAAATTTCCCTACATGAAGTACCTCGCTTTAGCACCTGGCCATCCCAGTTTTATGAAAGTGGTGCTAAAGAAGATAACATTGCTCTATACTTCTTTGCAAAAGATCACGGGAG TTATGAGAGAAACTACAAGAGCCTGTTGGATAATATGATCAAGAACGATTTAGCCCTGAAAGGAAACTTTGAAGGCATTGAACTTTTAATATTTCCGTCCAACCAACTTCCTGAGAAGTCACAGC GTTGGAATATGTTGTTTTTTCTATGGGGTGTGTTCAGGGGAAAGAGGGTGGATTATACTGATTCGACAAAGAAGTTACATATTCCCAGTTTGAATGTGGTACCACTGGACAAAGATGTTCCCCCTGCTGTTGTGACCATGTCCGAGAAGCTATGTTCACCAAGGTGTATGGATGAAGAATTACCAGGGTGTGACAGATCTTGCAATACGGTCATAACATCCAATGCTAATCAGACTAGTGCCACAGTAAGTGGGAATTATGATAATCCTGTAACTTCCATTGAACAGGTGTGTTCAGGATACCAAGAAAATTCGGAGCAGCATGATAGTAAACTTGACTCCAAATCCATTTCAAAGATAGGAGCAAGCAGTGTGCAGTTAGGCCCAGAAATGAGACGTAGCAGTGCATCCTCG AAAGAGCTGATTCTTCCGGACAGAGTGGAGGCAGAGCTTGAAACCTCAATTCAGGTGTCAGAAAAGAGTGGCTCCAACAATGGTGACAAGGTAGCAATGCATTGGGACAATTCTTCTCATAGAGAAAATAAGACGTCTTTGAAAATTCTTCCCCTTAGCCATAAGGAGGTAGGTGTCTTGGGGAATGTTCAGGATAGAATGAATGGAGTCCAGGATCAAGTTAAATTTGAGAGGGAACTGATGGGAGATGTTGGGTATGTGGATAGGGAGGCAGCTATGGAGAGAGACATGACCAATCACAGGAAACGCCCCTACTCGGATCTTTCAGAGATGCCTCCCCAGACTTCTGGCATGAGTCAGAGCATGCCCTGGAATGAAGCAAGTAGAATGATGGTTGATGGAGGAAGCGATGATAAAAGGCTGAAGACAGGTTTTGGTGTTATGTTTGGACATAAAATTTCTACGGGTAGAAATTCTGGGAGTGATAAATTTACGTCTCAAACAATTGATCCTGGTCCCTGTTCCTCCGTTGAGAAGAAATATGACGAACCTTGTGATGAGAAAGTTATTTTAGAGGATTTGGGAAATCATGAAAGGTACTTTTTTCCTGTGGATTCACATCAAGCAAGGGATTTTCGATCCAGGGAGAATTCAATGCCCTGGGAAAAGCTCTCacctgatgatgatgataaattaCATGATGGGGTTCCAAATCTTGAGCTTGCTTTAGGGGCTGAGACGAAGCCGGCAAGTAAAGGAATGCTGCCTTTCTTTGTTGGGGAAGTAGGCAGCAAAAATAACCAAGATAAGCCCCCGAATAAGGCAAAGGAGCAGGATGAGGATGATGTCTCTGCAtccctctccctttctctctcgtTCCCATTCCAAGACAAAGAACTGACTGTAAAACCTGTTTCGAAAACGGAGCAGCCCCTGCCCGAAAGAAACAATTTGAGTAACTCGAGGCTGCTTTTCGGGGGCTTCCGGGGCAAATAG